GACCGCAAGGTATTGGGTGTCACGGTGACGAGACTGGCTGTCATATTCCTTCTAGGATATTCCTTCTGTATCTCTTGCGTGTCGTGCCCTTGAACAAATGGTGAAAgagaagttggaggattCTTCACTTGGCTTGGGGGAAGCATCTGTATCTTCGTCTTGTGTCTCCATATTGTATTGCAATTCCAGTCCCCTTGAGCTGTTCTAGATTGCGAGTCAGAATTCCCATAACCCTCTGCATGGCTAGGCTGAGCGTTCCGCCGATCTATGTTCTCCTTCCAATGAATACACTCCCTGTTGTTATACTACTATATCATATTAAAAGCTTTATATCTTCTGCGTATGTTTTCTGCAGTAATTTGGACTGCGTCATAGCAAACCCATCTTTCTACCATGTGTTagatatctgcttcaaaaGACTAAGGTGTTAAAGATTTTTTAGCCATACCACAGTTTCTCTGTGTATCTGTTGATTTGGTGACTGTATCCTAATGTTCCCTCAAACACAAAAAGAAGTTCATGTTCAGCACGCTAAAGGAGTTAGCAACCTTGATATACTTTGCCATGCAGGGAATATATGGGTGCATAGCAGGATAATATGTACAGATATAGTACTTGAGGGCCTATTCTTAGTAACTTGTATTATATGGACAGATTATATCTAACTAATCTCTACACTTCACTTCCCTTGACTCCGCTACATTGAATGGATGCACGCCAAAAGCAAAATAGAATATTTAGAATTGAACAGATGTTACTATggcatgcagctgcagcagggtTGATATATACTTTGAATAACGTTATAAAGAGGAACTCGAGTAGATATTAGACACTAAAACATATCAAAAGTTCTATAACGTAGCAATAATATATTTCCCCATTAATCCGTGCCATTACATATGCCAACTTCAGCGCCTATCCCTATTGTATCTGTGGTAGCACAACACTTAACCAGCCTGGTACAGCCCGAGAGCCCGGACATTGGGGTTTAACATGGTCAAATTATACGGCGTCACATAGGGATTCGAATCCGTCAGCGCAATAAACGCCGTCCCATTCAATGCAGGATCCGTCTCGTACACCTCACTTGCCGGCTGGAAGGTAAAACCCTCATTCTTCCCGGTTGTTGTCAACTCCGTATAGGTCGTGTTCAACTGACTCACCCAGGCGACGAACTTGGGCTCGCCGGCAGTCGTCGATGTAATGTAACTGTTGTTTGGGCCAACAGGACGACCGGGGTCATCCCAGGTAAGGAAAACTTTTCGGCCGGGGAAGGTCAAAGGTTCGTACTTGTCGCGCGAGATGGCCGGCCCGCAGTTGTAGCCTGTTTCATTGACGTGCACGCAGGACTCATTGGCTGGAATGTGCGAGGAGCTGGGGTTGCCGGTGCGGTTGACGTGGGAGGCGTCCGAGATCTCATTAAATTCCGTTGTGTTGGGGTTGATTCGGTTCGGGTTTGCCTGATTGGTGACGTAGAGGTTGGGGAAGTTCTGCCACACGAGGCGGGTGTTGTTCTCGGGGCAGGAGGAGATGTACTGGGCCAGGAGGGTCCAATGCCACGATTGCGGGACGCCTGAGAGTGTTAGTTTAGATGGAAACGTGAGGAAAGTAGCGCGTTAAAGGGGCTTTACCAGGAGCAAACCAGATCGGCATCGGGTGCAATCCCAACAGCTGCCTGAAAACGGACTGCTGGCGGGCCTCGATGGCTTCGGCTTGGACGATCAGAGTGGCAACCTCTTTAGAGTCTAGGTGGCTGAGGAACCCCCAGTTACCGCTCTCGCCCCAACGAGTGAGCTTAACATTAAAGTCGAGGAACTCGCGCACGGTCGTGAACGGGTAGTTGTAGGTGCACTGCTTCGGGGCCGACTCTCCCAGCATATTGCTCAGGAGCGTTGCATGCCCTGCTTCCTGGATGGCCATGTACTCAATCAAGCGCCGGTCCTCGACGGTCAGTCCGGCGTCGAGGAAATCCTGCTCGCTAAACCGTTCCAGTCCATAGTGGAAGAGGTCAAGTTCGATATACTCCTGATGCACGCCCAGCGCCACGGACTGGTAGTCAAAGTCGCTCTGCACCATATACACAGGAAGGGTCCCATTCATGCCGACACCGCCAGCCGGCATATACGGCATCGGCTGGGGCTGCGTCAGCCTCCCGTCCGGGTTGTAGTAAGTCGCGGTCGGGTTTGGTTGCGGCGCAATCGATTGGGCCAAAGTCGACTCGGCCTGCAGAGCACCAGTAGTGGTTGGGGTGCCGGTATAAGGCCCATGAGTGGTAGTGCCAGAAGTCGCGCTGTTAACCAGCGTTGGGGCAGCGCCAGGCTCGCTGCCCCGGGGCGGCTGGGTCTCGACAGATGGGATCTTCACCACCTCTGTTGGGAGAGCGGCGGCCGAAGCCGCCAAGTCAAGTAGACACTCATTCAATCTGTTAGTATAGTTCGACGTCGCGATCGACCAAAGCTTTACCATACATGGACAACAGCTTCGCTtaggaaggagagaaggcgAACCGTTGCCTTGCGGAGTGGTAGTTCTCTCACTACGGGAAGCGAGACCGGCTGCAAGCGGAATGACGTGGGTTGACGTTACAGCGATACCGGCGCCCCATTCCTGGATTCTGCAGCAAACCGATCGGCGCTGTCAGCTTGGAAGAAACGTATCTAGTGCGACCAGAACTTGGTTTAGGGCTGACTGCAACAGCCAAGATGTCGGCTTCGATCAGCGCAGGGGTCCACTTTTGATTAGATCGGACCGTTTATCATGATGATGAGCCGGTTGCGTCTGTCCGTCATCGCAGACTGTGAATTGGACTGAAACCAGTCATGTTACAGAAAACACTATGTCACCATGTCGAACTCTGGCACCGGAATCTTCAACCATTAAATGTGATTGGCTAGACTCGTTACGGTACTGACTCGGTTGACCTGACCCGTAGAAACGGGCGCGTGTGCCGTGGCGCTTTCATACCACCGAGCCGTCCACGCGGTTTTGTTAGCGGAAGTGTACTACGGGGTAGGAGTCGCAGACAGTTCCTGTACCTTGCCTTAAGGCTGCGATGCCTGAGGTTGACAGCATCCGGCTTCACTATCAGACGTAGTCGATACCGCTCCCGTGCACTTTTGCAGTGCTCTCTGCATGCCAAAAATAgataataaaataaaataaatgGTAAAAAATTCAAGTAGTTTCATCCTGTTCTTGGTCTTCACTGGGTCCACATTTTGGCAATACCGAGTCTTCCTGGCTGGTAGAAATCGCTGAGTGTATTTGCAGGTGAACAAAGACGCTTGAAACTCAG
This sequence is a window from Aspergillus nidulans FGSC A4 chromosome IV. Protein-coding genes within it:
- a CDS encoding putative stress response protein (Rds1) (transcript_id=CADANIAT00000758); the protein is MVKLWSIATSNYTNRLNECLLDLAASAAALPTEVVKIPSVETQPPRGSEPGAAPTLVNSATSGTTTHGPYTGTPTTTGALQAESTLAQSIAPQPNPTATYYNPDGRLTQPQPMPYMPAGGVGMNGTLPVYMVQSDFDYQSVALGVHQEYIELDLFHYGLERFSEQDFLDAGLTVEDRRLIEYMAIQEAGHATLLSNMLGESAPKQCTYNYPFTTVREFLDFNVKLTRWGESGNWGFLSHLDSKEVATLIVQAEAIEARQQSVFRQLLGLHPMPIWFAPGVPQSWHWTLLAQYISSCPENNTRLVWQNFPNLYVTNQANPNRINPNTTEFNEISDASHVNRTGNPSSSHIPANESCVHVNETGYNCGPAISRDKYEPLTFPGRKVFLTWDDPGRPVGPNNSYITSTTAGEPKFVAWVSQLNTTYTELTTTGKNEGFTFQPASEVYETDPALNGTAFIALTDSNPYVTPYNLTMLNPNVRALGLYQAG